The genomic window CAGTGTTCAACGCGCTCGACACGCTGCTCGAGGCGACGCCGCCGGCCACGGAAACGGCCCCGGCAAGCGCGGCGGAGTCGCTCCCGCCGCCCCCGGCTGCGCCGGCAGCGGCCCCCGTCCCGCCGGTCGCCGATTTCGCCCCGGCCGCGATCGCCGAGGCAGACAAAGACGAAGAAACCGAGCACATCTCCGACGTACCCGCCGATATCGCGCAGGCATCTCCCGGGATCGAACCCGAGCCGGCCGCGCGCAAAGCCGAACCTGCGGGCGAGCACGCGATCGAATCCGCCCCCGACGAAGCGGCAGAGGCGCCGCCGCTGTCGCCGGAAGCCGTGCGCGACACCGCACTCGCCGCCGGCCTCGTCGCCGCCCGCGAAACCACCGAACTGCCGGGCTACAACAAGTGGGCCGAAGGCGCCTTCACCGGCACCACCTCGCTCGCCGAGCCGACGGCGCGGCCGCTGTGGCCGTTCGTGCTGGCGGCGCTGCTGTTGCTGGTCGCGCTCGCCGGCCAGGTCGGCCACCACTTCCGCGCCGAGATCGCGGTCGCCAGCCCGGCCCTACGCCCGCTGCTGGAAGCCGGCTGCGCCGCGCTCGGCTGCGACATCCCGCTGCCACGGCACAGCGAGCTGGTCAGCATCGAGTCCTCCGACCTGCAGATCGACCCGGCGCAAGGCGGTGCGCTGGCGCTGTCGGCGACGCTGAAGAACCGCGCCGCCTACGCCCAGGCCTGGCCGCTGCTGGAAGTCACGCTCACCGACGTGCAGGACAACGCGGTGGTGCGCCGCGTGCTGCAGCCGGCCGACTACCTGCCGCCGAAACTCGACCCGACCGTCTTCCCGCCCAACGGCGAAGTCGGCGTCCGCCTCTGGCTGGAGGCGAAGGACGTCGTCGCCGCCGGCTACCGGCTCTACGTCTTCTATCCCTGACCCCCTGCCCGCCCGAAAGCCCGCGCAATGAAAACGCTGATCTGCGGCTCCATCGCCTACGACAACATCATGGTCTTCAACGACCATTTCAAGAACCACATCCTGCCCGATCAGATCCACATCCTGAACGTTGCGTTCCTGGTTCCCGAACTTCGGCGCGAATACGGCGGCTGCGCCGGCAACATCGCCTACAACCTGATGCTGCTCGACGGCGAGCCGTACATCATGGCCACCGTCGGCGACGACGCCGCCCCCTACCTCGAGCGCCTCGACAGGCTCGGCCTGCCGCGCGACCACGTGCGCCACGTTCCCGGCAGCTTCACCGCGCAGGCCTTCATCACCACCGACCTCGGCGACAACCAGATCACCGCCTTCCACCCCGGCGCGATGAGCTTCTCGCACCTGAACAAGGTGCAGCACGCCGTCGGCGCCGCGCTCGGCATCGTCGCCCCGGACGGCCGCGAAGGCATGCTGCAGCACGCGCGCGACTTCGCCGCCGCCGGCGTGCCGTTCATCTTCGATCCGGGCCAGGGCCTGCCGATGTTCTCCGGCGACGACCTCAACGATTTCCTGGAACTCGCCGACTACGCCTGCTTCAACGACTATGAGGCGCAGCTCGCCTGCGAGCGCACCGGCCAGTCGCTGCAGACGCTGGCGACGAAGGTCAAGGCGCTGATCGTCACCCGCGGCGGCG from Azospira restricta includes these protein-coding regions:
- a CDS encoding DUF3426 domain-containing protein, which gives rise to MLTCCPACGTNFRVTPEQLKARAGKVRCGKCQTVFNALDTLLEATPPATETAPASAAESLPPPPAAPAAAPVPPVADFAPAAIAEADKDEETEHISDVPADIAQASPGIEPEPAARKAEPAGEHAIESAPDEAAEAPPLSPEAVRDTALAAGLVAARETTELPGYNKWAEGAFTGTTSLAEPTARPLWPFVLAALLLLVALAGQVGHHFRAEIAVASPALRPLLEAGCAALGCDIPLPRHSELVSIESSDLQIDPAQGGALALSATLKNRAAYAQAWPLLEVTLTDVQDNAVVRRVLQPADYLPPKLDPTVFPPNGEVGVRLWLEAKDVVAAGYRLYVFYP
- a CDS encoding carbohydrate kinase family protein, encoding MKTLICGSIAYDNIMVFNDHFKNHILPDQIHILNVAFLVPELRREYGGCAGNIAYNLMLLDGEPYIMATVGDDAAPYLERLDRLGLPRDHVRHVPGSFTAQAFITTDLGDNQITAFHPGAMSFSHLNKVQHAVGAALGIVAPDGREGMLQHARDFAAAGVPFIFDPGQGLPMFSGDDLNDFLELADYACFNDYEAQLACERTGQSLQTLATKVKALIVTRGGEGSWIFADGQRHEIPCVKADAIVDPTGCGDAYRAGLLYGIARGWNWLDTGRLAAVMGAIKIAHRGGQNHAPSREEIARRFADAFGSRPW